The genomic DNA TAGCCACACGGCAGGGCCGGGCGGGTCTCCCTCCACAGGGGGACCCGCCCGGCCCTTTCCCGCTGTCTGCCGGGCCGCGGCTCAGTGCAGCGGTGAACGGCGGACGGACAGGACTGCGACGTCGTCGTGCTGGCTGCCGTCCCCGGCGAACGCGCGCGCGTTGTCGTAGAGGGCGCGCGGCAGGTCGGTGGGGGAGAGCGAGACACGCTCGGCCAGCCGTTCGGTGATGGGGTAGAACGTGCCGTCGGCGGCGCGGGTCTCGGTGAGTCCGTCGGTGGTCAGCAGGAGCGTCGCGCCGGGCGGGAAGGCGAACCAGTCGACGGTCGCGGGTTCGGTGGCGAGTTCGGCCAGGCCGAGGGGGACACCGGAGTCGAGGGCCGGGGTGCTGACCGCGGCGTCGTGGAGCAACTGCGGCGGAATGTGGCCGCAGTTGATGACCTGCACCTCGTTGTGCGCGTCGATGTTGACGACCAGGGCGGTGACGAACCGTTCGTCGTCGCCGGTCTGCGCGGCGTAGGAGTTGTGCCGTACGACAGAGGCGTCGAGCGCGTCGGCGAGCGCGGTCAGGGTGGGCTCCCGGTGGGCCGCCTCGCGGAACGCGCCGATGACCGCGAACGCGGCGCCCACCGCGGGCAGGCCCTTGCCCTGGACATCGCCGATCAGGACCCGGGTGCCCCACGGGGAGGCGACGACGTCGTAGATGTCGCCGCCGACGAGCCGGTCCTCCTGCACGGGCTCGTACACGCCGTCGACCAGGACATCATCGGTGAGCAGGGGCAGCGGGCGCAGGATGTGGCGCTGCATCGCCGCGGCGGTGGAGCGGATCCGCAGCATCTCGTGCTCCCGGTGGATACGGCGGTCGCAGGCGTAGACGGAGGCCGCGCCCAGGGTGAGCGTCAGCAGCATCATCAGGAACCTGTCGACCCACGACGCCCCGTCGCCGTGCCGGAGCACCACGGTGACGATGACCACGATCGTGGTCCACGCGGAGACGAACAGCGTCTGCCGTACGGTGCACAGCGCCGACGCCGTCCCCGGCAGGAACACAAGGAGCCCCAGAAGCCACACCAGCGACCCGGACAGGGCGCCGAGGGCCAGCACCAGAGCCGTCATCGACACCACGCCGATCACGACTTCGGCATTGCGCGGCGGCTCGATGGCCTCGAAGGGACGTGCGAATCTCCTCGGACGAGTACGGGGCACGGGACCTCCTGGCAAGTGGTGTGTTCCCCGTACGTTAGGCAGGCACAGCCGCGAGCGAGCCGCGCCCCGCCGGACGGGGTCCGGCGGGGCGCGGCCGTGGCGGGTGAGGAAGAGGCGCACCTCGACGGCGGTCATGATCGGATGGCCCGCGGTATCCGGGGACACAGTGCGATGAGAGAGGCCGGGGCGGGATGGGGCGCGGTGAGCGGGAAGCGGTCGCGGAGGGCGTGCGGCTGCACGACGCCGCGCAGGCGGTGGCCGGTGACCACGGGAGGGCCGTCGAGGCGGTCCGGGCGGCGCTGAAGCCGATCCACGACGAGGCGGTGGAGCAAGCGCTCGATGCCATCCCCGTGGCCAGGCTGAAGGAGGTCACCGAGGGCAGGCTGAGGCTCGGCGACATCAAGAAGAGCGGGCTGCGGTCGGTCCGGCAGGTGCTCGACGCGGGCCCCTACCGGTTGCGGCAGATTCCCGGCGTGGGACAGCGGACCGCCGATCAGGTCGTCGCGGCGGCGCGTCAGATATCCGATGCCGTACGTGAGACCGTCGCCGTCCACATCGATGTGGACGCACCGGAGCCCCGCACCACGGCACTCGTCGAGGCCCTGTACGTCCTGGTGGAGGCGGGTCCCGACGCGCGGCGCGCCGTTGACGCCGCCGCGGTTCTCTCGGCGCGCCTCGGCCCGCTGCTGGCCGGGGCCAGGACCGCCGGCGGGCGGTTGCGCATGCTGCTGGCCGGGCGGGCCAAACGGGAACGGGCGCTCAAGGCGGTCGCCGAGGTCCGCGGGGCGACCGAGGAGGCGGTACGGGGCGGAGTGCCGGAACTGCTCGCCCAGGCCTCGGTCGATCTGCTGCGTGGTACCCCTTCCGACGTGGCGGCCTGGGTCGACTTCGAGCTGCGCTCCGCCGAGTACTACAGCCTGCTCGCGGAAATCTCCGGCGGCGGCCCCGACCCCGACGCCGCCGAGGGGTTCCTGCCCGACGAGGTCGCCGAACGGGTCCGCGGCCAGCTGCTCGACGACACCCACCGCAGGGTGTCGCTGCGCGGCTACCAAGCCTTCGGAGCACGCTTCGCCCTCACCCAGCGCAAGGTGATCCTCGGCGACGAGATGGGGCTCGGCAAGACCATCCAGGCCATCGCGGCCCTGTCCCACCTCGCCGCCGAGGGGCAGAGCCACTTCATGGTCGTCTGCCCGGCCGGCGTCCTGATCAACTGGACACGCGAGATCGAGGCCCGCAGCAAGCTGCGCGCGACGCCTCTTCACGGCCCCGACCGGCAGGAGGCGTTCGCCGACTGGCAGAGCCGGGGCGGGGTAGGAGTGACCACCTTCACCGCCCTGAGCGGTTTTCCCGTCCCCGCGAACGGCGAGCTCGGGATGCTGGTCGTCGACGAGGCCCACTACGTCAAGAACCCGCAGGCGCGCCGCTCCCGAACCGTGACCGCCTGGTCCGAGCACTGCGAACGCGTTCTCTTCATGACCGGCACCCCCATGGAGAACCGCGTCGCCGAGTTCCGCAGTCTCGTACAGATCCTCCAGCCGCAGCTGGCCGAGGCCATCGGTGACCGTGACGGTGCGGCCGGTGCCAAGAGCTTCCGCCGGGCGGTCGCACCGGTCTACCTGCGCCGCAATCAGCAGGACGTCCTGACCGAACTGCCCACGCTCCAGCACACGGACGAGTGGGAGGAGCTGAGCGCGTCGGACGAGGCCGCCTACCGCGAGGCGGTGCGCGAGGGCAACTTCATGGCGATGCGCAGAGCGGCCTACGCACACCCCGGGAATTCGGCCAAGCTGGACCGGCTGGGCGAGATCGTCGAGGACGCCGCCGAGAACGGGCTGAAGGTGGTGGTGTTCTCCACCTTCAGGGATGTCCTGGCAACGGTGAAGGAAGCGCTGGACGGTACCCGTGGCCCCGGCGGCGGTCAGGTGTTCGGCCCGCTCTCGGGGAGCGTGCCGCCCGTACGCCGCCAGCAACTGGTCGACGAGTTCACCGCCGCACCGGGGCACGCGGTGCTGGTGGCGCAGATCGAGGCGGCGGGAGTGGGACTCAACATGCAGGCCGCGTCCGTCGTGATCATCTGTGAGCCGCAGATCAAGCCGACCCTTGAGCATCAGGCGGTGGCGCGGGCCCATCGCATGGGGCAGTTGCGTTCGGTCCGGGTGCACCGGCTGCTCGCGACGGGCGGGGTGGACGAGCGGATGGTGCGGATGCTGAAGAACAAGTCCCGGCTCTTCGACGCGTACGCACGCCGCAGCGTGGTCGCCGAGTCGACGCCGGACGCCGTCGATGTGTCGGACACGGCGATGGCCCGCCGGATCGTCGAGGAGGAGCAGGCGCGGCTGGGAGCGGGAACGGCCCCCGTCCGGTCCACGGGGCACCCGTAGGAGTCTGCCGGGAGCCGGGAGCCGGGAGCCGGGAGCTGGGAGTCGGGAGTCGGCAGCACCGGGCGGTGGTGGATCACCGCCCCGCGCGTCACGTCAGCCGATCATGCCCAGCCGCTCCCCGCCCCGGTCGTGCAGTCGCCGGAAGAAGGCCAGTACGCCGGCCGAGCCACCGGCCCAGGTGGCGTTCGGGCCGGTCAGGCCGGTGTCCGGGAACGTCGGGCGGGACCGCGTGCCGCCGCTGCGGCTCAGGATGATCATCGCTACGTCTCCGGCGGCGTCCCACATCTCCTCGGACCCGGACGCCTCCGCGACGTCCACCAGCAGGTCGCCCACCCCCGCCAGCCCGCAGCACTGCGTGACCAGCGGCATGCGTGGCGCCAGCGCGGCGCAGGTGTGTGCCGTCCGCTGTGCGAGGCGAAGGTACTCGGGTTCCCCGAGGCGGTCGGCGGCGCGGAGAAGTACGGCTCCGATCCCGGCGAGGCCGCGGCACCAGGAGCCGTAACGGCGGGTCGCCCGCGGCTCGTTCGCCGCCGCGATGATGCCCGGTGTGGCGGCGGCGAGGTGCGCGCAGGCCTTCCGGGACCTGCTGATCACGGCCGGGTCGCCCGTCGCGCTGCCGTGTTCGAGCAGGAAGTACGCGACGCCCGCCTCCCCGTGCGCGAGGCCCGTGCCCAGCGCAGCGCTGCCGGGTGAGCCGGTGCCCGTCGCCGTCAGCCCGGCCTCGCCGGACTCCAGCATCCGGTCGCACGCGGCGGCTATGGCCCGGTGCCGGTCGGCCGCGTGGCGGTCGCCCGCCGCGAGGGCCTGCCGGGCGAGCAGCAGGCGGCCGAGGCCGATTCCCGCGGCGCCCTCGATCAGGTCCGCCTCCGGCGGGCCGCCGTCCGGCGTCCGGACCGGCAGGACCGGGTGGACCGAAGGGACCGGATGGTCCGACTGCCCGGCCGACGCCGCCGTTCCCGTGCCCGTGCTCCCTGCGCCCGCGTCCTCCGTACCCGTACCCGCATTCGCCTCCGCGAGGAACAGTTCCACGCCGGTGCGGCCGGCGTAGAAGCCCGGCGACATGCTCCTCGTCTGCTGGGCGGTCCATCGGGCCAGTGCGTCGACGGCTTCCCGCACCCCGGGGCGCCCGGTGTGGTGGAGGAGCTCCAGGCCGAGCCCCGAGCTTCCGCCGTAGACATCGACCGGCGTCGGGATGTTCAGGCGGGCGGCGCGCACCGGGTCCACGATCCTGCGCGCCTCCTCGGCGCAGTAGGCGGTCGTGTGCTCGATGATCTCCTGGAGCAGGCCGTCGTCCAGCCGCTGCCGTCGTGGCTGCCTGGGTGGTCCTGACGCCTCGGGTGTCCCCGTCCGGAGCCGGCCGGCACCGGCGGTTCGCGCGGTCGCGTCGAGGTTCATCAGACCGGTGATGGAGGACCGGATCTCCCGGTGGGCACGGCCGGGCAGCGCCCAGGCCAGGGCGTCGAGGGTCCGTTCCAGATTGACGCCGTCGTCGGCGTCGGCGATCACCGGGTCCAGGCCCGTGGCGGCGTAGAACAGGGTCGCGCCCAGCGCGTAGTAGTCGTCGGCGGGCGCGGCCGGACCGCTCCCGCGCTGAACGGGTGCGCTGTAGCCGGGGGTCGCCCCTCCCGGGCCGGTACCGCCCAGCTCGCTGATCCCGAAGTCGATCAGATGGCACCGGCCCGTGTCGTCGAGGACCACGTTGTCCGGCTTGAGGTCACGGACGACGACGCCCCGGCCGTGGATGTCGTCCACGATGCGCAGGAGACCCGTGGCGAGAGCGGAGAGCGTGCGCGCCGGATCGGCGGGGTCGTCCCGGTAGGGGCCGTTCTCCTGGACGTCCCGGCGCAGGTCCCGGCCGCCGCAACTGCTCATCACCAGATACTCGTCCGAGCGATGCCGGAAGTAGTCCAGCCCCCGGGGCACACCGTCGACGGTGGCGAGTGCGGCGAGGACCGTACGTTCGTTGCGCAGCCGGTCGCGCGTGTCCGCGCCCGACTCGTCCTCGGCCACGAACGCCCTCGCCTGCTTGACCACCACGGACCGTCCCGTGGACCGGTCGACCGCCCGGTAGACGTTGCCCTCCGGCTTGCGCACGATGCCGGCGGTGACCGTATAGCGTCCGCCGCCCAGGCCGGGCGGGGACGGCTTGTCCGCGGGCCCGGACCCGGGCCCGGACGCAGGGCTGGAGACGGGCCCGGACGCAGGGCTGGAGACGGGCCCGGACGCGGGGCTGGAGACGGGCCCGGACGCGGGGCTGGAGACGGGCCCGGACGCGGGGCTGGAGACGGGCCCGGACGCGGGGCTGGACCCGGGCGCGGTCGTGGTCGTGGTCGTGAAGGGATCCTCGGCCCAGGGCGGGCAGCGGTACGAGCCGACGGCCAGCCCGTCGAAGATCCGGCCGTCCGGTCCGGTCATGACCGACTCCAGCCGTCCGCTCCGGCCGGTCCGGTACTCGCCCGTGAAGGGCCCGTAACGGTAGTAGACGGGGGAGTCCGGATCGGCCCGCCGGTCGCTGACGACCTGCGGGCCCTCCCGGCCGCGCAGCACAGCGACCAGTTCCCCGGCGATCTCCACGACGGCGCCGGGCAGGGGATAGACCGTGATCGCCTTCCCCACGATGCCCGCGTCCGGCACACCGGAGTTGATGGTGCGCAGTGTCTCCGCGTCCCGGGCGAACTTCGCGTGGCAGACATGCCGCCGCAGCACCGGCAGTACGAGAGCGGTCACCTCGTCGAGTTCGGCGGGACGCGCGGTGATGTGCAGTTTCCAGCCGTGGTCCATCGCCGGCATCCGCGGATCGTTCAGGTACGACCAGATGTCGTCGGACCAGTCGCACCATCCGCTGCGGCCGGCGATGGATTCGGTCACGCTACGAGTTCTTCTGGCACTCGAAACGGGTGGTGGCGGTGACCCAGGGGTCGGAGAGGCAGGCCGTGTGCTCGCGGTCGCTGCGGTCGTCGTCCTCGAACACGATCGCCTCGTCGTCGACCGCCAGCGGCCCCGCGTCGCGGACTTCGTCGACCTTCGGGAGTTCCAGCATGGCTGTGGGCATGTGACGCCTCCGTGTCTTGTCGAGCATGCGCTGATGAAACGGGTTCCGGCCGGTGGGGACCGGCCGGGGTGCCCGCTGATTCAAGGTGCTGATCACGAAGGTAGGCAGCGGGGATCCGGGTGACAAGAGGCCCGATGCCGCTGCGGATACCCGTATTCGCCCCTCGACGGCACGGCCGAAAACCGCCGCCTCCCGCCGGACGGTACGGAGGGCGGAGGCGGCGCGCGTACGGAGGACGGAGACGGCGCGCACGGAGGGCGGAGACGGCGCGCACGGAGGGCGGCCGGCGCCCGGCCACCCCTGGTCGGTTCGCCGTGCCGGCCCTCCGCCGGCGGTGCCGGCCCTCAGCTCGCCGTGCCGACCCTCAGTTCGGCGATGCCCGCCGGTTTCTCCGCGTCCTCCGATCGGACTGTCACCCGCACCATCCTGGCGCTGCCCCCGGCCACGTACGGCTGCCACACGCGCCCGTCCACCGAGGTCTCCAGGGTGTGCGAGGCGGGGGGCACGTCGCCCCACTCCGGTACGAGGGAGGTCACGCCGAGCGGCCGGCCCAGGTCCACCGTGAGCGATCCCGTCGCCCCGTCCGGGGACCAGACCGTCGTCGGGCTGCCGTCCACCGCCGCCTCCGCGTACAGGCCGGGGGTCTCGGAGGTGGCCGTCGCCGGGCGGCAGCGTGCCGCGTCGGCCGTCGGGGCCAGGTCGGGGCGGCGCGTGGGCAGGGTGAGGGTGGTGGACAGCCGGCGCGGGCCCGCCGGAGTGTGGACGGTGAACGGGGCGCCGGACGTCAGCCGCACCGTGCTCGTCCGGGCGCCGATGACCATGTCGTACGTACGGCCCTGATGGCGCAGGCCCGTCAGTGTGACGCCCTCGTGCAGCTGAGGGGGCAGCATCGGGTCGAGGCGCACCCCGTCCTCGCGCAGCCGCAGCCCCGTCAGCCCGTGCGTGAAGACCTGGAGGAAGCCGCCCTTCCCGGTGATGAAGTCGTCGGCCGGAAAGCCGGAGAGGGGATCCTGCGCACCGGACTTCTCGCCGCGTGCCTCGGAGAACACGGAGTACGGGCCGCGGACGAACGGCCGCACGGCGCGCTGGAGATAGGTGTACGTCGCACAGCCCGGCTCCCCGATGGCGGCGGCGGCGACCGCGTGCACCGAGTCCGTCATCGCGGGGCCGTCCGGGTCGGTGCGGGCCGCGTAGTAGTCGAGCGTGGCGGCGGCCGCGCCCTGCTCCATCGGCCACTCCAGGGGATGGATCAGCAGCACGGCGTCGGCCTGCTTGATGGTGGAGCCGTTGTAGCCCGCGTACTGGAGGAACACCTTCCGTTCCGCGTCGTACGGGATACGGAGACCGTCCGCGACCCGCGTCCAGGCGTCCGGTGCCGGGTGGCCGAGCAGTTCGGCGGCGCGGGTCGCGTGACGCAGCGCGGTGGCGGCGACCGCGTTGGTGAAGACCCCGTCCGTGACCCCGTTGCTGTACTCGTCCGGGCCCGCCACATTCCGCACCGAGTAGCTGCCGTCGCTGTTCGCGGTGGCGCGCGACCGCCAGAACTCGGCGATGCCCCGCAGCAGCGGCCAGCCGCGCTCCGCGAGCCAGTCGCGGTCGCCGGTGGCCAGGTAGTACTGCCAGACGGCGAGCGCCACATCGCCCTGGAGGTGGTTCTGGGTGAGGCAGTGCGGCGGGTCCCAGCTCTGGCACTCGGAGTCCAGCCGGCCCCTGCTCGCGCTGGTCCAGGGGTAGAACAGGCCGTCGTAGCCGAGTCGTTCCGCGTTCGCGCGGGCGGCGTCGCGGGTGCGGTAGCGGTACTCGACGACGGAGCGCGCGAGCTCCGGCCGGGTGACGAGCAGTCCCGGGTACACCCAGGTCTCGGCGTCCCAGAACACCATGCCCGCGTAGTTGTCGCTGGTCAGACCGGCCGGGGCGATGCTGTCCGAGGAGCCCGGCCGGGTGTTCGCGAGCAGCCCGTACTGCGCGGACCGCAGCCAGCCCTGGAGTTCGGGACGGCCCCGTACGGTGACATCGGCGGCCCAGTCCCGCCGCCAGGCCGCGGCGTTCGCCTCGAAGACGCCCGTCCAGCCGCGCCGGGCCGCGCGGTGCGCGGCGTCAAGGGCGGACCGGCGCGGGGCGGAGGACGTGAGCGCGGTGTCGACGCCCACGTACTTCTCGAAGGTGTACGTGACGCCCTCGCGCACCGGGGTCGGCTGCGGGGCCTTCCCGGGCCGGTGCCGCAGTGTCTCGACGATGCCCGAGCCGCGTCGCATCGTCTGGGCGATGGCCCCCTCCGTCCCGGTGCCCAGGGTGCGGAACGTGCCGTCCGAGGCCATCGTGATCCGGCGCGCGCCCCGCTCGTCCAGGCGCCCGGTGACGGTCGCCGTACCGCTCCAGCGCGGGGTCATGCGCAGCCGTACCGCTCCGGTGTGGACATCGGACCGGTCGGTCAGGACGTCGTACGTCAGGTCGGTCGCCCGGCCGTCGGCGGTGGTCCAGCGCAGCGACGTACGGACCAGCCCGCAGGCCAGGAACACGGTCTGCCGGTAGTGCGAGATCCGGCCCGCCGGGGTGCCGGGGCCGTAGGTCTCCCCGCCGACGCGAACATCGAGGGTCGTCCAGCTCGGCAGCGCCGCGATGACCTCGCGCCCCTCGGCCGTGCCCTTCTCCCTGGCGTACAGCCCGGAGACGAACGCGCCGTCGTAGCGGGGGGTGTACAGGGGCCAGCCGGTCTTCTCGCCCGAGGCGTCGTACCCGGCCCCGGTTGCGGGGACGCGGTGTCCGAGATATCCGTTGCCGACATAGGGGTCGTATCCGGCGGCCTCACCGAAGCGGGTGGAGCTCGGCGCCCAGGAGGCGTCCGGGCCGTCCGTCCGGCCGCAGACCGGCGGCGGCTCCGTGCCGTTCCGCGCGGTGGCGTGCGGGTCCGCGCCCTGCGGGCCGGCGTGGTGCGGGGCCGCGTGGTACGGGGCTTCGGCGGCGTACGAGAGGAGTGGCAGGGGCGCGATCAGGGCGCCCGCGGCCAAGGACGCGAGGAGAGGGATGCGCGAGAGGCTCACGTCATGAAGGTAGGGAAGGCGGCGGCGCGGGCGGGGGCACGGCGCGCGTGAACGGCGGACGGCTGCGGGGCGAAGCGGCCGGATGGAGCAGAGGAGAGCGGCATGTCGTACCCGGATCCCACCTACACCGTCGGCTCGGGCGAGATCAGCGCCTCGTACCGGCCCTCGGACACCGCCCCGGAGCTGCTGACGCCCAGCGGCGGACGGACGTACTACCTGGCCACCACGGAGTCGACCCGCGGTGAGTTCGGGCTGTACCGGATGGACATGGCACCCCGTGCGGGCGGTCCGGCCACGCACTTCCACCGGTCGATCTCGGAGTCCTTCTTCATCCTCGACGGGACCGTACGGATCTACGACGGCGAGCGCTGGACGGACGCGACGCGGGGCGACTTCGTCCACGTACCGCAGGGCGGTCTGCACGCCTTCCGCAACGACGCGGACGAGCCCGCGTCGATGCTGCTGCTCTTCACACCGGGTGCGCCGCGCGAGGAGTACTTCGAGCAGGTGGCCGAGGCCGCCGAGTGGTCGCCCGAGGAGCGGGCGGAGTTCTTCATCAAGCACGACACCCACTGGATCGAGCACGACACCCACTGAACGGACCGATTCACCGGCCGGCTCACCTGCTGATTCACCGGCCGGCTCACACTCTGACCGGCCGGCTCACGGACTGACCGGCCGGCGGCTCACGCCCGTTCCGCGGCCAGGCCCGTCTTGAGCCCCGCTCCGCACAGCGGTACGACGACCTCGCGGTCCGTCCAGCTACCCACCGCCGCCCAGCAGGCGACCCCGGTCGTCTCCACGAAGAAGCCGCGGGACGCCAGGTCCCGCTGGGCGGCGCGGATCCGGTCCTCCGTCACGGTGAGGAAGGTGCCGCCCGACGCGCGGACGGCCGCCAGGATCTGACGGGCGCGCGGCGGGCGGGGGATGGCGATGCCCTCCGCGAGCGTGGGGGCCGCGTCGGCGGCGGCGGTGGCCGGGAGGTCCCGTGCGCCCGCGTGGAACGCGGCGGCCAGCGGGGAGACCGCCTCGGCCTGGACGGCGATCAGGGCCGGGCGCCGCTCGATCAGGCCGCGGGCGTGGAGTTCGGCGGTGGCGAGTGCCGCGCCGAGCAGCAGGGTGCCGTTGCCCACGGGTACGGCGAGCGCCTCCGGCAGCCGGCCGCCGAGGTCCTCCCACAGCTCGTACACATAGGTCTTCGTACCGTGCAGGAAGTACGGGTTGAAGACGTGCGAGGCGTAGAAGGTGCCGGGGGTGCCGGCGGCGGCGCGGGCGGCCAGCGCGGTGGCCTCCCGGCCGCCCGGGACGACCTCCAGCCGGGCGCCGTGGGCCCGGATCTGTTCGGTCTTCTTCGGGGAGGTCCCCTCGGGGACGTACACCGTGCAGGGCAGGGCGGCCCGCGCGCAGTACGCGGCGACGGCGGTGCCCGCGTTGCCGCTGCTGTCGGCGACGACACGGGCGGGGTTCAGCCGGCGGGCGAGTTCCACGAGCATCACGGCGCCGCGGTCCTTGAAGGAGAGCGTCGGCATCAGGTAGTCGAGCTTGGCGGAGACCGTCCCCGTGAGCGGCACCAGCGGGGTGCGGCCCTCACCGAGGGAGGTCGTGGGGGCGGAGAGGGGCAGCGCTTCCTCGTAACGCCACTGTGAATTGACGCGCCCGGCGAGGGAGTTCAGCGAGAGCCCCGCCGAGGTCTCGAAATCGAGGTCCCAGGGGCCCCGGCAGCGGGGGCAGCACCAGGTCAGGTCGGTGATGTCGGCACGGGTCCCGTCCTGCGGGCAGCGGTACATGGTCATGCCCGCCAGCATGTCAGGCGGATGGCGGATGAATGTCGAATGTATGGCGCACCTCAAGGCACCCTTGTGGGTTTGCCATGCATCGGTCAAAGTTTCGCCTGGCAGTACGACAGGCCGGTCACGGACGGCGCGGAAAGCGTGGCGCCACGGTGTCTGGTTTGTCATGCCCATGACTGGAATCGCGGCGCGGCTCCAGTGCCCCCACCAGCACACGCCCATGAGGAGGACCCCTCACATGTCAGTGACGCGTCACACCCCCCAGACCCGTCGAAGACTCGCCGCGGCGAGCGTCATAGCCGGTGCCGCCCTGGCTCTCTCCACCGCCGCGGCCTTCCCGGCCACCGCGTCCGAGCGCGCGGCGGAAGGCGTGATCGAGAACGCGGGCGCCCCGGGCGCGATCAGCGGCAGCTACATCGTCACCCTCGACGAGTCGGCTCCCGACGCGGGCTCCGCACGCGGCAAGGCGCTGGCCAAGGAGTACGGCGCCGAGATCAAGAAGACCTACCGCTCGGCCCTCAACGGCTACGCGGTCGAGGCCTCGGCCGCCGAGG from Streptomyces sp. NBC_00654 includes the following:
- a CDS encoding cupin domain-containing protein, which translates into the protein MSYPDPTYTVGSGEISASYRPSDTAPELLTPSGGRTYYLATTESTRGEFGLYRMDMAPRAGGPATHFHRSISESFFILDGTVRIYDGERWTDATRGDFVHVPQGGLHAFRNDADEPASMLLLFTPGAPREEYFEQVAEAAEWSPEERAEFFIKHDTHWIEHDTH
- a CDS encoding SflA family class IV lanthipeptide; amino-acid sequence: MPTAMLELPKVDEVRDAGPLAVDDEAIVFEDDDRSDREHTACLSDPWVTATTRFECQKNS
- a CDS encoding DEAD/DEAH box helicase — its product is MGRGEREAVAEGVRLHDAAQAVAGDHGRAVEAVRAALKPIHDEAVEQALDAIPVARLKEVTEGRLRLGDIKKSGLRSVRQVLDAGPYRLRQIPGVGQRTADQVVAAARQISDAVRETVAVHIDVDAPEPRTTALVEALYVLVEAGPDARRAVDAAAVLSARLGPLLAGARTAGGRLRMLLAGRAKRERALKAVAEVRGATEEAVRGGVPELLAQASVDLLRGTPSDVAAWVDFELRSAEYYSLLAEISGGGPDPDAAEGFLPDEVAERVRGQLLDDTHRRVSLRGYQAFGARFALTQRKVILGDEMGLGKTIQAIAALSHLAAEGQSHFMVVCPAGVLINWTREIEARSKLRATPLHGPDRQEAFADWQSRGGVGVTTFTALSGFPVPANGELGMLVVDEAHYVKNPQARRSRTVTAWSEHCERVLFMTGTPMENRVAEFRSLVQILQPQLAEAIGDRDGAAGAKSFRRAVAPVYLRRNQQDVLTELPTLQHTDEWEELSASDEAAYREAVREGNFMAMRRAAYAHPGNSAKLDRLGEIVEDAAENGLKVVVFSTFRDVLATVKEALDGTRGPGGGQVFGPLSGSVPPVRRQQLVDEFTAAPGHAVLVAQIEAAGVGLNMQAASVVIICEPQIKPTLEHQAVARAHRMGQLRSVRVHRLLATGGVDERMVRMLKNKSRLFDAYARRSVVAESTPDAVDVSDTAMARRIVEEEQARLGAGTAPVRSTGHP
- the lanL gene encoding class IV lanthionine synthetase LanL codes for the protein MTESIAGRSGWCDWSDDIWSYLNDPRMPAMDHGWKLHITARPAELDEVTALVLPVLRRHVCHAKFARDAETLRTINSGVPDAGIVGKAITVYPLPGAVVEIAGELVAVLRGREGPQVVSDRRADPDSPVYYRYGPFTGEYRTGRSGRLESVMTGPDGRIFDGLAVGSYRCPPWAEDPFTTTTTTAPGSSPASGPVSSPASGPVSSPASGPVSSPASGPVSSPASGPVSSPASGPGSGPADKPSPPGLGGGRYTVTAGIVRKPEGNVYRAVDRSTGRSVVVKQARAFVAEDESGADTRDRLRNERTVLAALATVDGVPRGLDYFRHRSDEYLVMSSCGGRDLRRDVQENGPYRDDPADPARTLSALATGLLRIVDDIHGRGVVVRDLKPDNVVLDDTGRCHLIDFGISELGGTGPGGATPGYSAPVQRGSGPAAPADDYYALGATLFYAATGLDPVIADADDGVNLERTLDALAWALPGRAHREIRSSITGLMNLDATARTAGAGRLRTGTPEASGPPRQPRRQRLDDGLLQEIIEHTTAYCAEEARRIVDPVRAARLNIPTPVDVYGGSSGLGLELLHHTGRPGVREAVDALARWTAQQTRSMSPGFYAGRTGVELFLAEANAGTGTEDAGAGSTGTGTAASAGQSDHPVPSVHPVLPVRTPDGGPPEADLIEGAAGIGLGRLLLARQALAAGDRHAADRHRAIAAACDRMLESGEAGLTATGTGSPGSAALGTGLAHGEAGVAYFLLEHGSATGDPAVISRSRKACAHLAAATPGIIAAANEPRATRRYGSWCRGLAGIGAVLLRAADRLGEPEYLRLAQRTAHTCAALAPRMPLVTQCCGLAGVGDLLVDVAEASGSEEMWDAAGDVAMIILSRSGGTRSRPTFPDTGLTGPNATWAGGSAGVLAFFRRLHDRGGERLGMIG
- a CDS encoding PP2C family protein-serine/threonine phosphatase; the encoded protein is MPRTRPRRFARPFEAIEPPRNAEVVIGVVSMTALVLALGALSGSLVWLLGLLVFLPGTASALCTVRQTLFVSAWTTIVVIVTVVLRHGDGASWVDRFLMMLLTLTLGAASVYACDRRIHREHEMLRIRSTAAAMQRHILRPLPLLTDDVLVDGVYEPVQEDRLVGGDIYDVVASPWGTRVLIGDVQGKGLPAVGAAFAVIGAFREAAHREPTLTALADALDASVVRHNSYAAQTGDDERFVTALVVNIDAHNEVQVINCGHIPPQLLHDAAVSTPALDSGVPLGLAELATEPATVDWFAFPPGATLLLTTDGLTETRAADGTFYPITERLAERVSLSPTDLPRALYDNARAFAGDGSQHDDVAVLSVRRSPLH
- a CDS encoding discoidin domain-containing protein, with product MSLSRIPLLASLAAGALIAPLPLLSYAAEAPYHAAPHHAGPQGADPHATARNGTEPPPVCGRTDGPDASWAPSSTRFGEAAGYDPYVGNGYLGHRVPATGAGYDASGEKTGWPLYTPRYDGAFVSGLYAREKGTAEGREVIAALPSWTTLDVRVGGETYGPGTPAGRISHYRQTVFLACGLVRTSLRWTTADGRATDLTYDVLTDRSDVHTGAVRLRMTPRWSGTATVTGRLDERGARRITMASDGTFRTLGTGTEGAIAQTMRRGSGIVETLRHRPGKAPQPTPVREGVTYTFEKYVGVDTALTSSAPRRSALDAAHRAARRGWTGVFEANAAAWRRDWAADVTVRGRPELQGWLRSAQYGLLANTRPGSSDSIAPAGLTSDNYAGMVFWDAETWVYPGLLVTRPELARSVVEYRYRTRDAARANAERLGYDGLFYPWTSASRGRLDSECQSWDPPHCLTQNHLQGDVALAVWQYYLATGDRDWLAERGWPLLRGIAEFWRSRATANSDGSYSVRNVAGPDEYSNGVTDGVFTNAVAATALRHATRAAELLGHPAPDAWTRVADGLRIPYDAERKVFLQYAGYNGSTIKQADAVLLIHPLEWPMEQGAAAATLDYYAARTDPDGPAMTDSVHAVAAAAIGEPGCATYTYLQRAVRPFVRGPYSVFSEARGEKSGAQDPLSGFPADDFITGKGGFLQVFTHGLTGLRLREDGVRLDPMLPPQLHEGVTLTGLRHQGRTYDMVIGARTSTVRLTSGAPFTVHTPAGPRRLSTTLTLPTRRPDLAPTADAARCRPATATSETPGLYAEAAVDGSPTTVWSPDGATGSLTVDLGRPLGVTSLVPEWGDVPPASHTLETSVDGRVWQPYVAGGSARMVRVTVRSEDAEKPAGIAELRVGTAS
- a CDS encoding pyridoxal-phosphate dependent enzyme; amino-acid sequence: MTMYRCPQDGTRADITDLTWCCPRCRGPWDLDFETSAGLSLNSLAGRVNSQWRYEEALPLSAPTTSLGEGRTPLVPLTGTVSAKLDYLMPTLSFKDRGAVMLVELARRLNPARVVADSSGNAGTAVAAYCARAALPCTVYVPEGTSPKKTEQIRAHGARLEVVPGGREATALAARAAAGTPGTFYASHVFNPYFLHGTKTYVYELWEDLGGRLPEALAVPVGNGTLLLGAALATAELHARGLIERRPALIAVQAEAVSPLAAAFHAGARDLPATAAADAAPTLAEGIAIPRPPRARQILAAVRASGGTFLTVTEDRIRAAQRDLASRGFFVETTGVACWAAVGSWTDREVVVPLCGAGLKTGLAAERA